Proteins from a single region of Rhodospirillales bacterium:
- the cysE gene encoding serine O-acetyltransferase: protein MSLVEDIKSIQSRDPAAPTFLEVVFGYNGFHALLFHRLNNAIWRLGLRALARFIANIGRILTGIEIHPEAKIGKRLFIDHGTGVVIGQTAIIGDDVTIYHGVTLGGVGRSDQRGEKRHPTIEDGAMIGAGAQVLGDITVGKHAKVGSNSVVTNDIPEGKTALGIPARVIGGDEVARGYGMPSREEMEEVTFTIDCIVKEMGHIKRELNIEVPSPATKPKKKPAAQKKPTAKKSA from the coding sequence ATGAGTTTAGTTGAAGATATAAAATCCATTCAGTCCCGCGACCCGGCCGCGCCAACTTTTTTGGAGGTCGTATTCGGCTATAACGGTTTTCATGCTTTGCTGTTTCATCGTCTCAATAACGCCATATGGAGGCTGGGGCTGCGCGCGTTGGCACGCTTTATAGCCAATATCGGACGCATTCTGACCGGCATCGAAATTCACCCGGAAGCCAAAATCGGCAAGCGTCTGTTCATCGATCACGGCACCGGCGTGGTGATCGGCCAGACCGCCATCATTGGCGATGACGTTACTATTTATCACGGCGTGACCCTCGGCGGGGTCGGGCGTTCAGACCAACGCGGCGAAAAACGCCACCCTACGATTGAAGATGGCGCGATGATCGGTGCCGGTGCGCAAGTGCTCGGCGATATCACGGTTGGCAAACATGCGAAGGTCGGCTCGAACTCTGTTGTGACCAATGACATCCCCGAAGGCAAGACCGCACTGGGTATTCCGGCTCGCGTCATCGGCGGCGATGAAGTGGCTCGTGGTTACGGGATGCCGTCCCGCGAGGAAATGGAAGAAGTCACTTTCACCATCGATTGCATCGTCAAGGAAATGGGGCATATCAAGCGCGAGCTGAACATCGAAGTCCCGTCTCCGGCCACTAAGCCGAAAAAGAAACCAGCCGCTCAAAAGAAGCCAACGGCAAAGAAATCAGCCTGA
- a CDS encoding DUF502 domain-containing protein: MRVMNENTPNEHREEHGMAKTSLAGRIRRYLLTGIVVTAPITITIYLTYVFLTFIDDKVSRIIPKEWYEGFYGETAIPGLGLIVALTFFIVIGWFATNFLGLLIIRVYEYILDRMPVIRTVYGAIKQIFETIMASQSSAFREAVMLEYPRKGVWSIGFVTGVSKGEVQRVTDEETINVFVPTTPNPTSGYLLFVPKKELVYLSMTVEEAVKLVVSAGIITPPDRGGNSK; this comes from the coding sequence ATGCGCGTCATGAACGAAAACACCCCCAATGAACATCGCGAAGAGCATGGGATGGCCAAAACCAGCTTGGCAGGGCGCATCCGGCGTTACCTGCTAACGGGGATTGTCGTTACCGCGCCAATTACAATCACCATTTACCTCACCTATGTGTTTCTGACTTTCATAGACGACAAGGTTTCCCGGATCATTCCAAAAGAATGGTATGAAGGTTTTTATGGCGAAACCGCAATTCCTGGCCTTGGACTTATTGTCGCGCTAACATTTTTTATTGTCATTGGCTGGTTCGCGACCAACTTTCTTGGTCTCCTGATTATTCGTGTCTATGAATACATCCTTGATCGTATGCCTGTGATCCGCACAGTCTATGGCGCGATTAAACAGATTTTCGAAACCATCATGGCCAGTCAGTCGAGCGCCTTTCGCGAAGCTGTGATGCTGGAATATCCACGTAAAGGCGTTTGGTCCATCGGTTTTGTAACCGGGGTGAGTAAAGGTGAAGTCCAACGCGTTACTGATGAGGAAACGATCAACGTTTTTGTGCCCACGACCCCCAACCCGACTTCCGGCTATTTGCTGTTTGTCCCGAAAAAAGAACTGGTTTATCTCAGTATGACGGTCGAAGAGGCTGTCAAGCTGGTGGTTTCTGCAGGTATTATCACGCCGCCGGATAGAGGTGGAAATTCCAAGTAA
- a CDS encoding TolC family protein produces the protein MMSTFNQHIKRTIALACIVAVFTVASQQSLAQEVQQPTSEGFPISLNSMVLFALYENPDINLLKAREEQTYYSIKEKEASYYPEVVLDVDGGREFNDPATGGTPGSSGTNNTGGIKLSLSQLVFNGFKTSHEIRNRENLNKASQFRTQATIEEVINETVENYLKALRFQKDITVIEQLLIDVNRHVSTIEEMFEAGAAGKVMLEYATSRQAFATTELNRAHSSLNDAISNLEFLVGKLPPDFLAISPEELRPSKLDMQYYLKAIEENNNQVLAGLTEIAAMKETLKAEKGKYMPEVRFNLLADQSHNDGGRIGRQTELSAKFRLNYKLFDGGKRDAAVKRIRGQVSELNYKKEQIVKELKKEVKLAYNQVDANKTALALTDIEISSNIGQTRLNEENFKLGNINVIELIESNERLKDAYLKKNKLNYEMHLNAYSLLVLTNILQKEYFCETC, from the coding sequence ATGATGAGCACGTTTAATCAACATATAAAAAGAACCATAGCCTTGGCCTGTATTGTTGCCGTATTTACAGTTGCTTCTCAACAGAGTCTGGCTCAGGAAGTTCAGCAACCTACGTCGGAAGGTTTTCCAATTTCTTTAAACTCAATGGTGTTGTTTGCCCTGTATGAAAATCCTGATATTAATCTGCTAAAAGCCCGCGAAGAGCAGACCTATTATTCGATTAAAGAAAAAGAGGCGAGCTACTATCCGGAAGTCGTATTAGATGTTGACGGGGGACGTGAGTTTAACGATCCGGCCACAGGTGGAACACCTGGCTCTAGCGGAACGAATAATACAGGGGGTATAAAATTAAGTCTGTCACAGTTGGTTTTTAACGGTTTTAAAACGTCTCATGAGATTAGGAATAGAGAAAACCTAAACAAGGCCTCTCAGTTCAGAACGCAGGCGACAATCGAGGAAGTGATTAATGAAACAGTTGAGAACTATCTTAAGGCTCTGCGGTTTCAAAAAGATATTACCGTTATTGAACAGCTGCTTATTGATGTAAATCGTCATGTTTCAACGATTGAGGAAATGTTTGAAGCTGGAGCCGCCGGGAAAGTTATGCTTGAGTACGCGACATCCAGACAGGCATTCGCGACGACAGAACTTAACCGTGCGCATTCATCATTGAACGATGCAATCAGTAATCTTGAATTTTTAGTGGGAAAGCTGCCGCCAGATTTTCTTGCCATCTCCCCCGAAGAGCTGCGCCCCAGTAAACTTGATATGCAATATTATCTGAAAGCAATTGAAGAGAATAACAATCAGGTTTTAGCAGGTCTGACCGAAATAGCTGCGATGAAAGAAACGCTAAAGGCGGAAAAAGGTAAATATATGCCTGAAGTTCGTTTTAATCTTTTAGCCGACCAGTCCCATAATGATGGCGGTCGCATTGGCAGACAAACCGAATTGTCTGCGAAGTTTCGCTTAAACTATAAACTTTTCGACGGTGGCAAACGTGATGCTGCTGTTAAGCGGATTCGCGGACAGGTCAGCGAGCTTAATTATAAAAAAGAGCAAATCGTCAAAGAGCTCAAAAAAGAGGTTAAGCTTGCCTATAATCAGGTTGATGCCAATAAAACCGCGCTGGCCCTTACAGATATCGAAATTTCTTCCAATATTGGTCAAACGCGTCTTAACGAAGAGAACTTTAAACTGGGAAATATTAATGTCATCGAATTAATTGAGAGTAACGAACGGCTAAAAGATGCCTACCTTAAAAAGAATAAGCTAAACTATGAGATGCATCTCAATGCTTATTCATTGCTGGTGCTCACTAATATTCTCCAAAAAGAATATTTCTGTGAGACCTGCTAG
- a CDS encoding transposase encodes MSKTRKNYPAKFKAQVALAALREDAPITELSSRYGVHATVIHRWKKEALAALEAGFAGKLESRADAHNAEVRDLHAKIGQLTVERDFLADASARLRSGGGRKW; translated from the coding sequence ATGAGTAAGACAAGGAAGAACTACCCGGCGAAGTTTAAAGCGCAGGTTGCGCTGGCGGCGTTGCGGGAGGACGCGCCGATCACGGAGCTGTCATCCCGTTACGGGGTGCATGCGACGGTCATTCACCGTTGGAAGAAGGAGGCTCTGGCTGCGCTGGAGGCGGGTTTTGCGGGCAAGCTGGAATCGCGAGCGGACGCGCATAACGCCGAGGTCAGGGACTTGCACGCCAAGATCGGACAGCTGACAGTGGAACGTGATTTTTTAGCCGATGCCTCCGCCCGGTTGCGGTCCGGGGGCGGCAGGAAATGGTAG
- a CDS encoding HlyD family type I secretion periplasmic adaptor subunit, which yields MIRDYFTKVDDNWHYRPLLWLVVACLISFFIWASVTKIHEQVRGMGRVTPAGDTRVIQHLEGGIIEQIAKQEGEQVKKGDVIFYIKNQRAESEKEELQIALKSKEIKFLRLQAELGENTVPEFPIELHKNYPEIIQAEKQIFESRRSEMSEKMSGLEKRMRQKVLKLDDLSTTTENLEKELSVAQEQLEIRQKLRRSGAMSRSQYLETLSDVKNFETRVARTKKEIPIVKSELAEITNLVEETKQKWISETGEELNTVQVDIKKLKERIRAITDEVSRTAVKSPVNGIVNKIFINTIGGVLKPGDRLAEILPVEDKLVIEGRIPTNDRGKVWPDLPVVAKITAYDYTLYGGLKGKLVYISPNSFVDNQGVEYYEIRVEIDTPEIGKNLPVFPGMTAEINILAGRVSVLHAILKPFRQIRENALREK from the coding sequence ATGATAAGGGATTATTTCACAAAGGTTGATGATAACTGGCATTACCGTCCATTGCTCTGGCTTGTAGTGGCGTGCCTTATCTCGTTTTTCATTTGGGCCTCTGTCACAAAAATTCATGAACAGGTCCGTGGAATGGGACGCGTAACACCGGCGGGAGATACGCGTGTTATACAGCATCTTGAAGGAGGGATTATCGAGCAAATTGCCAAACAGGAAGGTGAACAGGTCAAAAAAGGCGACGTGATCTTTTATATTAAAAATCAACGCGCCGAGTCTGAAAAAGAAGAGTTGCAAATCGCCTTAAAGTCTAAAGAAATAAAATTTTTAAGGCTACAGGCTGAGTTGGGTGAAAACACTGTGCCGGAATTCCCCATCGAATTGCACAAAAATTATCCGGAAATTATCCAGGCGGAGAAACAAATTTTTGAATCGCGCAGATCTGAAATGTCAGAAAAAATGAGTGGTCTCGAAAAACGTATGAGACAAAAAGTCTTAAAGCTCGATGATTTGTCGACGACAACCGAAAACCTTGAAAAAGAATTATCCGTCGCCCAGGAACAGTTGGAAATTAGACAAAAACTACGCCGGTCCGGAGCGATGTCGCGCAGCCAATACCTTGAAACGCTCAGCGATGTTAAAAACTTTGAAACGCGGGTTGCGCGCACTAAGAAGGAAATTCCCATCGTGAAAAGTGAACTTGCAGAAATCACAAATCTGGTTGAAGAAACTAAACAGAAGTGGATTTCTGAAACTGGAGAAGAGCTAAATACCGTTCAGGTGGATATAAAAAAGCTTAAAGAACGCATTCGTGCCATTACCGACGAGGTATCGCGTACAGCGGTGAAATCTCCCGTTAATGGAATTGTGAACAAGATTTTTATTAACACTATTGGTGGTGTTTTAAAGCCCGGTGATCGTCTGGCTGAGATCCTGCCGGTTGAAGACAAGCTAGTTATTGAAGGGCGTATTCCGACGAATGATCGCGGAAAAGTTTGGCCGGACTTACCCGTTGTTGCAAAAATTACCGCCTATGATTATACACTCTATGGCGGTCTGAAAGGGAAGCTTGTCTACATCAGTCCGAATAGTTTCGTTGATAATCAGGGTGTAGAGTATTATGAAATCCGTGTTGAAATTGATACGCCGGAAATTGGTAAAAATTTACCCGTTTTTCCAGGTATGACCGCTGAGATTAATATTCTGGCCGGCAGGGTTTCTGTGTTGCATGCCATTCTCAAACCATTCAGACAAATCCGAGAAAATGCACTGCGCGAGAAGTAA
- a CDS encoding ATP-binding cassette domain-containing protein produces the protein MNISNNNIKQILRDLLVFYDLDVDLEGLVHNTVSVEEKHGQALAAEILKRLGFQTRYASLQDTDIQKTEYPMIVETQNGENALCMPRKTHGNANEINLSETANNVLLVIAAPSQTGVDTRHMQTGHALDWFWKPLVQYRSRYKEILVASVFINLLVLAIPIFTLNVYDRVVINFAHETLYVLTVGVLIALLFDFLFKTLRSYILERIAEDVGAQFDFELMERFSRMRPSDLNISIGEQANIFRELQGIREFYANRLMPTLIDLPFALVFLCVIYLLSPPLVMVPICIAVIIVAMNFTSHIPISRMTEQYFGAIQNKSSLLIETLAGLETARLFNAISARLFKWNTNVKHAARVTRQNSFMLSLMSNMSMFLSQTGHILVVFFGVYQIDAGNLTVGGLVACTILSGRAIGPIVGLSGVIAHLKQSNDVLKVIDKFFQATHEDTRDVTKSAKGPFHGTLRLQKLSFKYEEQSTRALENINLDIQPGESIGLIGKTAAGKSTLAKVLANIISPQEGTLTLDGYDYSAIPTTELRRTIAYVPQDSFFFRGSIRHNILLGREHIDEQQIQEAISISGLDIVIQHSAQGLDTEVGELGTRLSGGQKQAIALARAIIQRPRILIFDEPTTGMDHALEFHVKQKLEAYIKDKTFIMVTHRTTLLPLVQRLVLLDRGHILADGPRDEILKKLSV, from the coding sequence ATGAATATTTCCAACAACAATATTAAACAAATTCTACGCGATTTACTGGTTTTTTATGATCTCGATGTTGATCTTGAGGGGCTGGTACATAATACTGTTTCGGTTGAGGAAAAACATGGTCAGGCCTTGGCAGCTGAAATCTTAAAAAGGCTGGGTTTTCAAACGCGATATGCCTCTCTCCAAGATACGGATATTCAAAAGACTGAATATCCAATGATCGTTGAAACGCAAAATGGTGAAAATGCGCTCTGTATGCCAAGGAAAACGCATGGTAACGCAAATGAAATTAATCTGAGTGAAACAGCAAATAACGTGCTTCTTGTTATCGCTGCGCCGTCACAAACAGGCGTTGATACAAGGCATATGCAGACCGGGCATGCATTGGACTGGTTCTGGAAGCCGCTTGTTCAATATCGCTCACGATACAAAGAAATTCTTGTTGCCTCTGTCTTTATTAATTTACTGGTTTTGGCCATTCCAATCTTTACACTGAATGTCTATGACCGTGTTGTTATTAATTTTGCACATGAAACACTTTACGTTCTGACTGTAGGCGTTTTAATTGCGCTGTTATTTGATTTTCTATTTAAAACCCTAAGATCCTATATACTGGAGCGTATAGCTGAGGATGTTGGGGCACAGTTTGATTTTGAGTTGATGGAACGTTTTTCTAGAATGCGACCGTCTGATCTGAATATTTCTATCGGCGAACAAGCCAACATTTTTAGAGAATTGCAGGGGATCAGGGAGTTTTATGCCAACCGTCTGATGCCTACACTAATTGATCTTCCCTTTGCGCTAGTGTTTTTGTGCGTGATTTATTTACTATCTCCACCGTTGGTGATGGTGCCGATTTGCATTGCGGTTATCATTGTGGCGATGAACTTCACTTCTCATATACCAATTAGCCGTATGACAGAACAGTATTTCGGCGCGATTCAGAATAAGTCTTCTTTGTTGATTGAAACCCTGGCCGGGTTGGAAACGGCACGCCTGTTTAATGCTATCAGCGCCCGCTTGTTTAAATGGAATACAAACGTTAAACATGCGGCAAGAGTTACACGTCAAAACTCTTTCATGCTATCCCTCATGTCAAATATGTCTATGTTTTTGTCCCAAACTGGGCACATCCTAGTCGTATTTTTCGGTGTTTACCAGATTGATGCGGGCAATCTTACGGTCGGGGGACTTGTTGCCTGTACTATTCTTTCTGGACGGGCCATTGGACCGATCGTAGGACTTTCCGGTGTAATTGCTCACCTGAAACAATCTAATGATGTGTTAAAAGTCATTGATAAGTTTTTTCAAGCCACCCATGAAGACACGCGTGATGTTACAAAATCAGCGAAAGGGCCTTTCCACGGAACTCTCAGGCTTCAGAAACTGAGTTTTAAATATGAAGAACAAAGCACCAGAGCGCTTGAAAATATTAATCTTGATATTCAGCCCGGAGAATCGATCGGCTTGATTGGTAAAACGGCGGCCGGTAAATCAACACTGGCAAAAGTGTTGGCCAATATTATCTCTCCACAGGAAGGTACGCTTACTCTCGATGGGTATGATTACAGTGCAATCCCGACAACGGAGCTGCGCCGGACAATCGCCTATGTGCCTCAGGACTCATTCTTTTTCCGTGGCTCTATCCGGCATAATATTTTACTGGGCCGCGAACATATCGATGAACAACAAATTCAGGAAGCAATTTCGATTTCCGGGCTTGATATTGTCATCCAGCACTCTGCGCAAGGGCTGGATACGGAAGTGGGGGAATTAGGTACGAGACTGTCAGGCGGTCAAAAACAGGCAATTGCCTTGGCTAGAGCGATTATACAACGGCCGCGCATCCTTATTTTTGACGAACCAACGACAGGGATGGACCACGCGCTTGAGTTTCATGTAAAGCAAAAGCTGGAGGCGTATATAAAAGATAAGACCTTCATCATGGTTACGCATAGAACGACGCTTTTGCCATTGGTCCAACGGTTGGTCTTGCTGGATCGCGGGCATATACTTGCCGATGGCCCACGCGATGAAATACTTAAGAAATTGAGCGTATAA